A part of Procambarus clarkii isolate CNS0578487 unplaced genomic scaffold, FALCON_Pclarkii_2.0 HiC_scaffold_2183, whole genome shotgun sequence genomic DNA contains:
- the LOC138362629 gene encoding golgin subfamily A member 6-like protein 22 — MCKFEILKERFEVLKERFEVLKERFEVLKERFEVLKERFEVLKERFEVLKERFEVLKERFEVLKERFEVLKERFEVLKERFEVLKERFEVLKERFEVLKERFEVLKERFEVLKERFEVLKERFEVLKERFEVLKERFEVLKERFEVLKERFEVLKERFEVLKERFEVLKERFEVLKERFEVLKERFEVLKERFEVLKERFEVLKERFEVLKERFEVLKERFEILKERFEILQERFEILQERFEVLPERFEVLPERFEVLKERFEILPERFEILPERFEILPERFEILPERFEILQA; from the exons ATGTGCAA GTTTGAAATCTTGAAAGAAAGGTTTGAAGTCTTGAAAGAAAGGTTTGAAGTCTTGAAAGAAAGGTTTGAAGTCTTGAAAGAAAGGTTTGAAGTCTTGAAAGAAAGGTTTGAAGTCTTGAAAGAAAGGTTTGAAGTCTTGAAAGAAAGGTTTGAAGTCTTGAAAGAAAGGTTTGAAGTCTTGAAAGAAAGGTTTGAAGTCTTGAAAGAAAGGTTTGAAGTCTTGAAAGAAAGGTTTGAAGTCTTGAAAGAAAGGTTTGAAGTCTTGAAAGAAAGGTTTGAAGTCTTGAAAGAAAGGTTTGAAGTCTTGAAAGAAAGGTTTGAAGTCTTGAAAGAAAGGTTTGAAGTCTTGAAAGAAAGGTTTGAAGTCTTGAAAGAAAGGTTTGAAGTCTTGAAAGAAAGGTTTGAAGTCTTGAAAGAAAGGTTTGAAGTCTTGAAAGAAAGGTTTGAAGTCTTGAAAGAAAGGTTTGAAGTCTTGAAAGAAAGGTTTGAAGTCTTGAAAGAAAGGTTTGAAGTCTTGAAAGAAAGGTTTGAAGTCTTGAAAGAAAGGTTTGAAGTCTTGAAAGAAAGGTTTGAAGTCTTGAAAGAAAGGTTTGAAGTCTTGAAAGAAAGGTTTGAAGTCTTGAAAGAAAGGTTTGAAGTCTTGAAAGAAAGGTTTGAAATCTTGAAAGAAAGGTTTGAAATCTTGCAAGAAAGGTTTGAAATCTTGCAAGAAAGGTTTGAAGTCTTGCCAGAAAGGTTTGAAGTCTTGCCAGAAAGGTTTGAAGTCTTGAAAGAAAGGTTTGAAATCTTGCCAGAAAGGTTTGAAATCTTGCCAGAAAGGTTTGAAATCTTGCCAGAAAGGTTTGAAATCTTGCCAGAAAGGTTTGAAATCTTGCAAGCCTGA
- the LOC138362628 gene encoding uncharacterized protein — MYSWTVSNVLLTSNWWSVGEPVLHMWSVGEPVLHMWSVGEPVLHMWSVGESVLHMWSVGEPVLHMWSVGEPVLHMWSVGEPVLHMWSVGEPVLHMWSVGESVLHMWSVGEPVLHMWSVGEPVLHMWSVGEPVLHMWSVGEPVLHMWSVGESVLHMWSVGEPVLHMWSVGEPVLHMWSVGEPVLHMWSVGEPVLHMWSVGEPVLHMWSVGEPVLHMWSVGEPVLHMWSVGEPVLHMWSVGEPVLHMWSVGEPVLHMWSVGEPVLHMWSVGEPVLHMWSVGEPVLHMWSVGEPVLHMWSVGEPVLHMWSVGEPVLHMWSVGEPVLHMWSVGEPVLHMWSVGEPRLHMWSVRSPQHMTWIVSRLLTLSPSMFALFTYLSFKSASIVFLRIINKIKRRQASSRETMTRIQDASSNLSDNSLHSNLNLN, encoded by the exons atgtacag TTGGACAGTCAGTAATGTGTTACTGACTTCCAATTGGTGGAGTGTTGGAGAGCCTGTACTGCATATGTGGAGTGTTGGAGAGCCTGTACTGCATATGTGGAGTGTTGGAGAGCCTGTACTGCATATGTGGAGTGTTGGAGAGTCTGTACTGCATATGTGGAGTGTTGGAGAGCCTGTACTGCATATGTGGAGTGTTGGAGAGCCTGTACTGCATATGTGGAGTGTTGGAGAGCCTGTACTGCATATGTGGAGTGTTGGAGAGCCTGTACTGCATATGTGGAGTGTTGGAGAGTCTGTACTGCATATGTGGAGTGTTGGAGAGCCTGTACTGCATATGTGGAGTGTTGGAGAGCCTGTACTGCATATGTGGAGTGTTGGAGAGCCTGTACTGCATATGTGGAGTGTTGGAGAGCCTGTACTGCATATGTGGAGTGTTGGAGAGTCTGTACTGCATATGTGGAGTGTTGGAGAGCCTGTACTTCATATGTGGAGTGTTGGAGAGCCTGTACTTCATATGTGGAGTGTTGGAGAGCCTGTACTTCATATGTGGAGTGTTGGAGAGCCTGTACTTCATATGTGGAGTGTTGGAGAGCCTGTACTTCATATGTGGAGTGTTGGAGAGCCTGTACTTCATATGTGGAGTGTTGGAGAGCCTGTACTTCATATGTGGAGTGTTGGAGAGCCTGTACTTCATATGTGGAGTGTTGGAGAGCCTGTACTTCATATGTGGAGTGTTGGAGAGCCTGTACTTCATATGTGGAGTGTTGGAGAGCCTGTACTTCATATGTGGAGTGTTGGAGAGCCTGTACTTCATATGTGGAGTGTTGGAGAGCCTGTACTTCATATGTGGAGTGTTGGAGAGCCTGTACTTCATATGTGGAGTGTTGGAGAGCCTGTACTTCATATGTGGAGTGTTGGAGAGCCTGTACTTCATATGTGGAGTGTTGGAGAGCCTGTACTTCATATGTGGAGTGTTGGAGAGCCTGTACTTCATATGTGGAGTGTTGGAGAGCCTAGACTACATATGTGGAGTGTTCGCTCTCCACAACATATGACCTGGATTGTCTCAAGGCTGTTAACATTGTCTCCCTCAATGTTCGCATTGTTTACATATCTTTCTTTCAAAAGTGCTTCTATTGTTTTTCTAAGAATCATCAACAAAATAAAAAGGCGCCAAGCTTCGAGTCGAGAAACTATGACCAGAATACAAGACGCAAGCAGTAATTTAAGCGACAATTCTCTGCATTCAAATTTGAATTTAAATTGA